In a single window of the Phaeobacter sp. G2 genome:
- a CDS encoding DUF1127 domain-containing protein — translation MTTSATQSPSHTSYLNSRPALPVLAQAAVAFAVLVTKWSIRHTTRKELRHLSAEQLNDIGISREEAHYQGTLPFWRP, via the coding sequence ATGACAACTTCTGCAACCCAGAGCCCATCGCACACCTCCTACCTGAACAGCCGCCCTGCCCTGCCAGTGCTGGCACAGGCGGCCGTTGCTTTTGCAGTTCTCGTCACCAAATGGTCGATCCGTCACACCACGCGAAAAGAGCTGCGCCATCTTAGCGCAGAGCAACTGAATGACATTGGGATTTCCCGCGAGGAAGCTCATTATCAAGGAACTCTTCCGTTCTGGCGCCCTTGA
- a CDS encoding PLP-dependent aminotransferase family protein produces MGTIWSPDLEGKSGPKYQRVADTIRTAVDDGVLQCGTKLPPVRELAYQLRITPGTVARAYTLLTDEGLLQAEVGRGTFVAEKQSRVLDDVWSRELHLQEARDPHHVSLFSPRMVDVGQVSALRQAMEQVSRGDPLLFLNYPTRDAYLPVRQAVVHWLEGQALGPLGEADVVLTHGGQNGILTVLQTVLRDPQPVILVEDLSYAGFRRAAELLRAKVLGVAMDEQGIVPDSLELAIRKSGAQVLCTSPEVHNPTGLFTPLKRRQEIVEVARRHGVQIVEDDCYRMGEAKAPSYRALAPDMTWHVFSISKNLTPALRVGFALAPTGRSQDLRRAAEYSYFGLAQPLAEVTRILLSDPRTKELAREVRREMAKYVRVAVNALGGFELVWNDEVPFLWLKLPAGWRSAAFTRAAEAKGVQIRSADEFALRDGRAPNAVRICVNGHVSLKRFEEAMQRLRALLDNPPEQISV; encoded by the coding sequence ATGGGTACAATTTGGTCGCCGGACCTCGAAGGTAAATCCGGGCCGAAATACCAGCGGGTCGCGGATACCATCCGCACGGCGGTTGATGATGGCGTTTTGCAATGCGGCACAAAGCTGCCACCGGTGCGGGAATTGGCCTACCAGCTGAGGATCACACCCGGCACTGTTGCGCGGGCCTATACGCTCTTGACGGATGAGGGTTTGTTGCAGGCGGAGGTTGGGCGCGGCACCTTTGTTGCGGAAAAGCAAAGCCGCGTTCTGGACGATGTCTGGTCCCGCGAGCTGCACCTGCAAGAAGCCAGAGATCCCCATCACGTCAGTCTGTTTAGCCCGCGTATGGTGGATGTTGGGCAGGTTTCCGCCCTGCGCCAGGCGATGGAGCAAGTCTCCAGAGGCGACCCTTTGCTGTTCTTGAACTATCCCACACGGGATGCCTATCTGCCGGTGCGACAGGCCGTGGTGCATTGGCTGGAGGGGCAGGCACTGGGGCCATTGGGGGAGGCGGATGTGGTTCTGACCCATGGGGGGCAAAATGGTATCCTGACAGTGTTGCAGACAGTGCTGCGGGACCCGCAGCCGGTGATCCTGGTGGAGGATCTGTCCTATGCAGGATTCCGCCGGGCCGCAGAGCTGTTGCGGGCCAAAGTCCTGGGTGTCGCCATGGATGAACAGGGAATTGTACCAGACTCGTTAGAGCTAGCGATTCGCAAATCTGGCGCGCAGGTACTTTGTACCAGTCCAGAAGTGCACAATCCGACTGGCCTGTTCACCCCCCTGAAACGGCGGCAAGAAATCGTCGAAGTCGCGCGGCGCCATGGGGTGCAGATCGTCGAGGATGATTGCTACCGGATGGGAGAGGCCAAGGCGCCAAGTTACCGCGCACTGGCACCGGATATGACCTGGCATGTGTTTTCGATATCCAAGAACCTGACACCGGCGCTGCGGGTTGGCTTTGCGCTGGCCCCCACGGGGCGGTCGCAGGATCTGCGCCGGGCTGCGGAATATAGCTATTTTGGTCTGGCCCAGCCACTGGCGGAAGTCACCCGGATCCTGCTGTCAGACCCCCGCACCAAGGAGCTGGCGCGCGAGGTGCGCCGGGAGATGGCCAAATATGTCCGGGTTGCAGTGAATGCACTGGGCGGTTTTGAACTGGTCTGGAACGATGAGGTGCCGTTTTTGTGGCTGAAACTCCCGGCAGGCTGGCGTTCAGCCGCCTTTACCCGCGCAGCCGAGGCCAAGGGGGTTCAAATCCGGTCGGCAGATGAATTTGCCCTGCGTGATGGACGCGCGCCCAACGCGGTGCGCATCTGCGTCAATGGCCATGTCAGTCTTAAGCGGTTCGAAGAGGCCATGCAGCGGTTGCGCGCCTTGTTGGACAACCCGCCCGAACAGATCAGCGTGTGA
- the rplM gene encoding 50S ribosomal protein L13 codes for MKTFSATPADIDKKWIIIDAEGVVLGRLASIIAMRLRGKHKATFTPHMDMGDNVIVINAEKIQMTGKKRDEHFYWHTGHPGGIKSRTKQEILEGKHPERVVYQAVKRMLPGNRLSRQQMTNLRIYAGTEHGHEAQAPEVLDVKSMNKKNTRS; via the coding sequence ATGAAAACCTTCTCTGCTACACCGGCAGATATCGACAAGAAATGGATCATCATTGACGCCGAAGGCGTCGTGCTGGGCCGTCTCGCATCGATCATTGCCATGCGCCTGCGTGGTAAGCACAAAGCAACCTTCACTCCGCATATGGACATGGGTGACAACGTCATCGTGATCAATGCCGAGAAAATCCAGATGACAGGCAAGAAGCGCGACGAGCACTTCTACTGGCACACCGGTCACCCCGGTGGCATCAAATCCCGCACCAAGCAGGAAATCCTGGAAGGCAAGCACCCCGAGCGTGTTGTCTATCAGGCGGTCAAACGCATGCTGCCAGGCAACCGCCTGTCGCGTCAGCAGATGACCAACCTGCGCATCTATGCTGGCACCGAACATGGGCATGAAGCCCAGGCGCCTGAAGTTCTGGACGTGAAGTCCATGAACAAGAAAAACACGCGGAGCTGA
- the rpsI gene encoding 30S ribosomal protein S9 — translation MTDQINTLEELSAVAGVEVVAEDIIAREPVRDELGRAYATGKRKDAVARVWIKPGSGKVVVNGKEMKAYFARPVLQMILRQPFTVAGVEDQFDVYATVKGGGLSGQAGAVKHGVSKALQLYDPALRGALKAAGFLTRDSRVVERKKFGRRKARRSFQFSKR, via the coding sequence ATGACTGATCAGATCAACACTCTCGAAGAGCTGAGCGCCGTTGCTGGCGTTGAGGTTGTCGCCGAAGACATCATCGCCCGTGAACCCGTTCGTGACGAACTGGGCCGTGCCTATGCCACTGGTAAGCGTAAAGATGCGGTTGCCCGCGTCTGGATCAAGCCTGGCTCCGGCAAGGTTGTGGTGAACGGCAAGGAAATGAAAGCCTACTTCGCCCGCCCGGTTCTGCAGATGATCCTGCGCCAGCCGTTCACGGTTGCCGGTGTCGAAGACCAGTTTGACGTCTACGCGACGGTCAAAGGTGGCGGTCTTTCCGGTCAGGCCGGTGCGGTTAAGCACGGTGTTTCCAAGGCGCTGCAGCTTTATGATCCCGCCCTGCGCGGCGCTCTGAAAGCCGCTGGCTTCCTGACACGCGACAGCCGTGTTGTTGAACGTAAGAAGTTTGGCCGCCGCAAAGCGCGTCGTTCCTTCCAGTTCTCCAAGCGTTAA
- a CDS encoding CatB-related O-acetyltransferase, giving the protein MITETPIGNGKAVIGRFTLGCDDITFHNTGEGTNVAIGSFCSIAEEVKIILGGQHKINRIASFPVEQIFQDEHVPEENQRDMDVIIGNDVWIGHGATIMPGVKIADGAVIAANATVFKDIGPFEIWGGNPATFQRKRFDDDMIAALQDLAWWNLPEELIEGMAPLLSTVPTLELVAELKTIVRDLVVFEGDEAAA; this is encoded by the coding sequence ATGATCACAGAAACGCCGATTGGCAACGGCAAAGCAGTCATTGGGCGTTTCACCCTGGGCTGCGACGACATCACTTTCCATAATACAGGGGAAGGGACCAATGTTGCGATCGGTTCATTTTGCTCCATTGCGGAAGAGGTGAAAATCATCCTTGGGGGGCAGCACAAGATTAACCGCATTGCCAGCTTCCCTGTGGAACAGATTTTTCAGGATGAGCATGTCCCTGAGGAAAATCAGAGAGACATGGATGTCATCATCGGCAATGATGTCTGGATCGGCCACGGCGCGACCATCATGCCGGGAGTGAAGATCGCTGACGGTGCGGTCATTGCGGCCAACGCCACTGTTTTTAAGGATATTGGTCCCTTTGAGATCTGGGGCGGCAATCCGGCGACCTTCCAGCGCAAACGTTTTGACGATGACATGATTGCGGCGCTTCAGGATCTTGCCTGGTGGAACCTGCCCGAGGAACTCATCGAGGGCATGGCGCCGCTTTTGTCGACAGTGCCGACGCTAGAGCTGGTTGCTGAGCTGAAAACGATCGTCAGGGACTTGGTTGTCTTTGAAGGGGATGAAGCCGCCGCCTGA
- a CDS encoding TetR/AcrR family transcriptional regulator — protein sequence MSKRGYHHGNLRQALVEAALRLIEMKGPTGFTLSEAAKQTGVTPAAVYRHFEGREDLIAEAARQGFLMFADLMQHAYDKYQPSPLAAFEATGRAYLAFARKHPGHYIAMFESGIASNRTPELAEAAHRARNILERAADDLSQQIPADKRPPASMFSAHILAMSHGVVELYARNTPGATSPFPPEDLLETGIGIYLRGLGLIEPDS from the coding sequence ATGTCTAAACGCGGCTATCATCACGGCAATCTACGGCAAGCTCTGGTTGAGGCAGCCCTGCGTCTGATCGAGATGAAAGGCCCTACGGGCTTTACGCTCTCCGAGGCTGCAAAACAGACCGGGGTAACCCCTGCCGCCGTTTACCGCCACTTTGAAGGCCGCGAAGATCTGATTGCAGAGGCTGCGCGTCAGGGTTTTTTGATGTTTGCCGACCTGATGCAGCATGCCTATGATAAATATCAGCCCTCACCTCTGGCCGCCTTTGAGGCCACAGGCCGTGCCTATCTCGCCTTTGCGCGCAAACACCCCGGCCATTACATCGCCATGTTCGAAAGCGGCATCGCCAGCAACCGCACTCCGGAACTGGCCGAGGCGGCCCATCGCGCCCGTAACATTCTGGAACGCGCCGCAGATGATCTGAGCCAACAAATTCCCGCGGACAAACGTCCCCCTGCCTCGATGTTTTCCGCCCATATCCTGGCAATGAGCCACGGTGTAGTCGAGCTCTATGCCCGCAACACTCCAGGCGCGACCTCGCCCTTTCCGCCAGAAGATTTGCTGGAAACCGGCATCGGCATCTATCTGCGTGGCCTGGGTCTGATTGAGCCGGACAGCTGA
- the ppk2 gene encoding polyphosphate kinase 2, with amino-acid sequence MKLPFDGAISSYFKSKAPKALANCIKDSDKSDILAPNFPYSERMRRKDYEKEIKSLQVELVKLQAWVKDSGARIAIVFEGRDAAGKGGTIKRFRENLNPRGARVVALSKPSEPEQTQWYFQRYVDHLPSGGEITFFDRSWYNRGVVEHVFGFCTPEQRERFFRQVGGFEEALVDDGIILFKFWLNVSRPEQLRRFLARESDPLKQWKLSPIDVEGLEKWDDYSAAIEETLSKSHSAHAPWCVIRSDDKRRARLSAIRTVLHAIDYKNKDEKAIGAVNKDICIGPENWDV; translated from the coding sequence ATGAAACTGCCATTTGACGGCGCCATCAGCAGCTACTTCAAAAGCAAAGCTCCCAAAGCCCTGGCCAACTGTATCAAAGACAGTGACAAAAGCGACATTCTGGCGCCGAACTTCCCCTATTCCGAGCGCATGCGGCGCAAGGATTATGAGAAAGAAATCAAATCCTTGCAGGTCGAACTGGTCAAGTTGCAGGCCTGGGTCAAAGACAGCGGTGCGCGGATCGCCATTGTTTTTGAGGGCCGCGATGCGGCTGGCAAAGGGGGCACGATCAAACGGTTTCGCGAGAACCTCAACCCAAGGGGCGCCCGCGTTGTCGCCCTGTCCAAACCCAGCGAGCCAGAACAAACCCAGTGGTATTTCCAGCGCTACGTCGATCACCTGCCCTCTGGCGGTGAAATCACGTTTTTTGACCGCAGCTGGTACAATCGCGGCGTTGTCGAACATGTGTTTGGCTTTTGCACCCCAGAGCAGCGCGAGCGGTTCTTTCGTCAGGTAGGCGGTTTTGAAGAGGCCCTGGTTGATGACGGGATTATCCTGTTCAAATTCTGGCTGAACGTCAGCCGCCCCGAACAGTTGCGTCGCTTTCTGGCCCGCGAAAGCGATCCGTTGAAGCAATGGAAGCTGAGCCCGATTGATGTGGAAGGGCTAGAAAAATGGGACGACTATTCCGCCGCCATCGAAGAAACCCTCAGCAAAAGCCATAGCGCCCATGCTCCCTGGTGTGTGATCCGCTCTGATGACAAACGGCGCGCCCGTCTTTCGGCCATTCGCACCGTATTGCATGCTATTGATTATAAGAACAAAGATGAAAAAGCCATCGGAGCGGTGAACAAAGACATCTGCATCGGACCGGAAAATTGGGATGTCTAA